Proteins encoded within one genomic window of Bacillus sp. 1NLA3E:
- a CDS encoding LiaF transmembrane domain-containing protein — protein sequence MKNQRYFSGIIFIGFGGYFLLQHTNIAFLQQFTGWPTLLMIVGLAFLWQGYVGRESELIFPGVVLFGFGLHFYVTTNLHIWTDQIGIFILILALAYILKYQKTGVGLVQGILFAILSALLLFQDSVMGWFGTVESKVTYIWDFWPIFLILFGIYFLMKKK from the coding sequence ATGAAAAATCAGCGGTATTTTTCCGGAATTATTTTTATAGGTTTTGGTGGTTATTTTCTCCTGCAACACACAAATATTGCATTCCTTCAACAATTTACTGGTTGGCCAACCTTGTTGATGATTGTTGGTCTGGCATTTTTATGGCAAGGGTATGTTGGGAGAGAGAGTGAATTAATTTTTCCAGGAGTGGTTTTATTCGGTTTTGGCCTACATTTTTATGTAACAACCAATTTACATATTTGGACAGACCAAATTGGTATTTTTATATTGATCCTCGCTCTAGCCTATATTCTCAAGTATCAGAAGACAGGAGTCGGACTGGTTCAAGGTATATTGTTCGCCATCCTCTCAGCCTTGCTTTTGTTTCAGGATAGCGTTATGGGCTGGTTTGGGACTGTTGAATCCAAAGTAACCTATATCTGGGACTTTTGGCCAATTTTCTTAATCCTCTTTGGGATCTATTTTTTAATGAAAAAGAAATAA
- a CDS encoding cytochrome C assembly family protein, protein MFDIYMTRLHELTVLVYALSVLLYFIDFLHNNRKANQVAFWLLAFVWGLQTTFFLIYVVKTGRFPILSVFEGLYFYTWVLVTLSLGINRLLRMDFIVFFTNILGFVIMAIHTFAPVQYNSEVIAQRLVSELLLIHITMAILSYGAFSLSFVFSLLYLIQYDLLKRKKWGKRLLRIADLSRLEHLSYVLNVIGVPMLLLGLILGMQWAFIKVPNMTIFDAKVIGSFIVLCTYSINLYLRVVKGLQGKSLALWNVAAFLIVLLNFFLFGKLSSFHFWYA, encoded by the coding sequence ATGTTTGACATTTATATGACCCGGCTGCACGAACTAACAGTTCTTGTGTATGCCTTAAGTGTTCTTTTATATTTTATTGATTTTCTTCACAATAACCGGAAGGCTAATCAAGTGGCCTTCTGGTTACTTGCATTTGTGTGGGGGTTGCAAACAACCTTTTTCTTAATCTATGTTGTAAAAACAGGTAGGTTCCCAATCCTATCGGTGTTCGAAGGACTTTATTTTTATACTTGGGTATTGGTCACTTTATCCTTAGGGATCAATAGGTTACTTCGCATGGATTTTATTGTCTTTTTCACCAATATCCTTGGATTTGTCATCATGGCGATTCACACTTTTGCGCCGGTTCAATATAATTCCGAAGTGATTGCTCAGCGGCTTGTTTCAGAACTTTTGTTAATCCATATAACAATGGCTATCCTTTCATATGGGGCGTTTTCCTTATCCTTTGTATTTTCCCTATTGTATTTGATTCAATATGATTTATTGAAGCGGAAAAAATGGGGGAAAAGGCTTCTCAGGATTGCAGATTTATCAAGGCTCGAACACCTCTCATATGTATTAAATGTAATTGGGGTGCCAATGCTTCTTTTAGGACTAATTCTAGGTATGCAATGGGCTTTTATTAAGGTGCCAAATATGACTATTTTCGACGCAAAGGTCATTGGTTCATTTATCGTGTTATGTACGTACAGTATTAATTTATACTTACGTGTTGTAAAAGGGTTACAAGGTAAGTCGCTCGCTCTATGGAACGTAGCAGCCTTTTTAATTGTTTTATTAAACTTCTTCTTATTCGGAAAACTATCATCATTTCATTTTTGGTACGCATGA
- the hemB gene encoding porphobilinogen synthase: MKKLQFTRHRRLRSTANMRALVRENQLNVNDFIYPLFVIEGNNIRNEISTMPGVFQLSLDNLAAEMDEVVALGIKSVLLFGIPSEKDECGTGAFHDHGIVQEGTRFIKKHYPDVLVVADTCLCEYTSHGHCGVIENGTVLNDPSLELLVQTAVSQAKAGADIIAPSNMMDGFVVAIRAGLDEAGFEDVPIMSYAVKYSSAFYGPFREAAESTPQFGDRKAYQMDPANRLEAFREAESDVIEGADFLIVKPGMPYLDIVRDVKNNFNLPVVIYNVSGEYSMVKAAAQNGWIDEKNVVMEMLIGMKRAGADLIITYFAKDAAKYLKEQ, translated from the coding sequence ATGAAAAAATTACAATTTACGCGCCATCGTCGTTTACGTTCAACTGCCAATATGCGGGCATTGGTTCGTGAAAATCAATTAAATGTAAATGATTTTATCTATCCTCTTTTCGTCATCGAAGGAAATAATATCCGAAATGAAATATCCACTATGCCTGGAGTATTTCAGCTTTCCCTTGATAACCTTGCTGCCGAAATGGATGAAGTTGTGGCATTAGGGATAAAATCTGTATTATTGTTTGGTATTCCTTCCGAAAAAGATGAATGTGGGACTGGAGCTTTCCATGATCACGGAATCGTTCAGGAAGGCACACGATTTATTAAAAAACATTATCCAGACGTTCTTGTTGTAGCGGATACATGTTTATGTGAATACACAAGCCATGGTCACTGCGGCGTCATCGAAAACGGCACAGTCCTAAATGATCCATCACTTGAACTGCTTGTTCAAACAGCAGTAAGCCAAGCAAAAGCAGGAGCAGATATCATTGCCCCATCTAATATGATGGATGGATTTGTCGTAGCAATTCGTGCTGGATTAGACGAAGCTGGCTTCGAAGATGTGCCAATCATGTCTTATGCGGTAAAATACTCTTCAGCATTTTATGGACCGTTCCGTGAAGCTGCTGAAAGCACACCTCAATTTGGGGATCGTAAAGCGTATCAAATGGACCCTGCTAATCGTTTAGAAGCATTCCGTGAAGCAGAATCTGATGTAATTGAAGGTGCTGACTTCTTGATTGTGAAGCCTGGTATGCCATATTTAGATATTGTTCGTGATGTGAAAAATAACTTTAATCTTCCAGTAGTCATTTATAATGTCAGCGGGGAATATTCCATGGTCAAAGCAGCTGCCCAAAATGGATGGATCGATGAAAAGAACGTCGTTATGGAAATGCTAATAGGTATGAAACGTGCTGGTGCTGACTTAATCATTACTTATTTTGCAAAAGATGCAGCGAAGTATTTAAAGGAACAATAA
- a CDS encoding uroporphyrinogen-III synthase → MTASSLPLYHKKVLVPRGKGQAKPFSDLVKKNGGIPIEIPLIAFRPVQLNDKLKEMITKLHTYDWIIFTSNVTVDTFLSMVNSQTLPKVAVIGARTKQVLEERGIPVAFTPSEYVAEGFVSEFLPLIQPGMKVLIPKGNLARDYIALALTEHGAIVTESVIYETYAPEESKKELAEMLSNEELDILTFTSPSTVDHFIEIVQEYNLSDKLKSCLVACIGPVSTKRAKALGLTVHVSPTEYTVKDMIKAIIENLNQVTR, encoded by the coding sequence ATGACCGCTTCATCCTTGCCCTTATATCATAAAAAGGTGTTAGTCCCGAGGGGAAAAGGGCAAGCAAAGCCCTTTTCCGATTTGGTGAAAAAAAATGGGGGAATTCCGATTGAAATCCCTCTAATAGCTTTTAGGCCTGTCCAACTAAATGATAAACTAAAAGAAATGATTACGAAGCTTCATACATATGACTGGATTATTTTCACAAGTAATGTAACAGTTGATACTTTTTTAAGTATGGTTAATAGCCAAACTCTGCCAAAGGTGGCTGTGATTGGTGCAAGAACAAAACAAGTACTAGAAGAACGAGGTATTCCTGTAGCTTTTACACCTTCGGAATATGTTGCTGAAGGTTTTGTTAGTGAATTTTTGCCGCTCATTCAACCTGGGATGAAGGTATTGATTCCAAAGGGAAACCTTGCCCGAGATTATATTGCTTTAGCGTTAACTGAGCATGGAGCGATTGTCACAGAGTCGGTCATCTATGAAACATACGCTCCAGAGGAGAGCAAAAAAGAATTAGCTGAGATGTTATCAAATGAAGAGCTTGATATTTTAACTTTTACAAGTCCTTCGACAGTAGATCATTTTATTGAAATTGTTCAAGAATATAACTTATCTGATAAACTGAAATCTTGCTTAGTAGCCTGTATTGGGCCGGTGTCGACAAAAAGGGCAAAAGCCCTCGGATTAACGGTTCACGTCTCTCCGACCGAATATACGGTTAAGGATATGATCAAAGCGATTATAGAAAACCTGAATCAAGTTACCAGATAA
- the yihA gene encoding ribosome biogenesis GTP-binding protein YihA/YsxC: protein MKVNNAEIIISAVKPEQYPGGIMPEFALAGRSNVGKSSFINKMLNRKNLARTSSKPGKTQTLNFYLINEQFHFVDVPGYGYAKVSKSEREAWGKMLEIYITSREQLRAVLLIVDLRHPPSKDDVLMYDFLKHYQIPVIVIATKADKIPKSKWQKHVRITKETLNMLESDLLVMFSSETGYGKEKAWAVLESFMK, encoded by the coding sequence ATGAAAGTAAATAACGCAGAAATTATTATTAGTGCGGTAAAGCCAGAGCAATACCCAGGTGGAATAATGCCTGAGTTTGCACTGGCTGGTCGTTCCAATGTGGGGAAGTCATCTTTTATAAACAAAATGCTGAACCGCAAAAACTTAGCAAGAACATCTTCTAAACCTGGAAAAACGCAGACCCTTAACTTTTATTTAATCAACGAGCAATTTCACTTTGTAGATGTTCCTGGTTATGGGTATGCAAAAGTATCGAAATCAGAACGAGAAGCATGGGGAAAAATGCTTGAAATTTACATCACCTCGCGGGAGCAGTTAAGAGCCGTTTTATTAATTGTTGATTTAAGGCATCCACCATCCAAAGATGATGTGTTGATGTATGACTTTTTGAAGCATTATCAGATTCCTGTCATTGTCATTGCAACAAAGGCGGATAAAATTCCAAAGTCAAAGTGGCAAAAACATGTACGAATTACTAAAGAAACATTGAACATGCTTGAAAGTGATCTATTAGTCATGTTCTCATCCGAAACAGGCTACGGTAAAGAGAAGGCTTGGGCCGTGCTAGAAAGTTTTATGAAATAA
- the hemL gene encoding glutamate-1-semialdehyde 2,1-aminomutase: MRSYEKSIAAFQEAKTLMPGGVNSPVRAFKSVNMDPIFMAKGKGSKIYDIDGNEYIDYVLSWGPLILGHTNDRVVEAIKKVAELGTSFGAPSLIESELAKLVRERVPSIEIIRMVSSGTEATMSALRLARGYTGRSKILKFEGCYHGHGDSLLIKAGSGVATLGLPDSPGVPEGVAKNTITVPYNDLEGVKYAFEQFGDDIACIIVEPVAGNMGVVPPQPGFLEGLREITSQAGALLIFDEVMTGFRVGYNCAQGFFGITPDLTCLGKVIGGGLPVGAFGGKAEIMEQIAPSGPIYQAGTLSGNPLAMTAGLETLSQLSPENYVEFVRKADMLESGFKALAEKYDVPLTCNRAGSMIGFFFTNENVINYDTAKTSDLEFFANYFREMANQGVFLPPSQFEGIFLSTAHSDEDIQKTIQAAEVAFSKLKG; this comes from the coding sequence ATGCGCTCTTATGAAAAATCAATTGCAGCATTCCAAGAAGCCAAAACATTAATGCCAGGCGGTGTTAACTCACCTGTTCGTGCATTTAAATCGGTTAACATGGACCCGATTTTCATGGCAAAAGGAAAAGGCTCGAAAATATATGATATCGATGGAAATGAATATATTGATTACGTATTATCTTGGGGACCACTTATTTTGGGTCACACAAATGACCGCGTAGTGGAAGCTATTAAAAAAGTTGCTGAGCTTGGTACAAGCTTTGGTGCGCCATCCCTAATCGAAAGTGAACTAGCTAAACTCGTTAGAGAACGTGTACCTTCAATTGAGATCATCCGCATGGTTTCATCTGGAACTGAAGCAACAATGAGTGCCTTGCGTCTTGCCCGCGGCTATACGGGCAGAAGTAAAATTTTAAAATTCGAGGGCTGTTACCACGGTCACGGAGATTCTTTATTAATTAAGGCGGGCTCAGGTGTTGCTACTCTTGGTTTACCAGACAGCCCTGGCGTACCAGAAGGTGTCGCCAAAAACACGATAACCGTACCGTATAACGACTTAGAAGGCGTTAAATATGCGTTTGAACAATTTGGGGATGATATTGCTTGTATCATCGTTGAACCTGTGGCTGGGAACATGGGTGTGGTTCCACCTCAACCAGGCTTCTTAGAGGGATTACGGGAAATCACAAGCCAAGCTGGTGCTTTGCTGATTTTCGATGAAGTCATGACTGGTTTCCGCGTTGGCTACAATTGCGCACAAGGATTCTTCGGAATCACACCTGACTTAACCTGCCTAGGAAAAGTTATTGGTGGTGGACTTCCTGTTGGTGCCTTTGGTGGTAAAGCAGAGATTATGGAGCAAATTGCTCCAAGTGGTCCGATTTATCAAGCAGGAACATTGTCAGGTAACCCATTAGCGATGACAGCTGGACTTGAGACATTAAGTCAATTAAGCCCAGAAAACTATGTAGAGTTTGTTCGCAAAGCGGATATGCTAGAATCGGGTTTTAAAGCATTAGCTGAAAAATATGATGTTCCGCTAACCTGTAACCGTGCTGGCTCAATGATTGGATTCTTCTTCACGAATGAAAACGTGATTAATTATGATACAGCCAAAACGTCTGATCTAGAATTTTTCGCTAACTATTTCCGTGAAATGGCGAACCAAGGAGTCTTCCTACCGCCATCTCAATTTGAGGGTATATTCTTATCTACAGCACATAGTGATGAAGATATTCAAAAAACAATTCAAGCTGCTGAAGTGGCATTTTCAAAACTTAAAGGATAA
- the spoVID gene encoding stage VI sporulation protein D produces the protein MSHEHQSFLRFSLEESVWFQRGQEVAELVSISLDPNITIVENDQYVAIRGSLELTGEYVRIKEDGLETEEDISAPKFIQSVEEREEGICEFTHRFPVDITIPNNRIQSINDIGVTVDSFDYAVPERSCLRLAAELTISGLYGEQQNVPTEEDQREPEEVQSYNEEVVNEDHLEQAEEIFLEIDQGEETPELQLLHRAGQTEEYEETQGYNPNFILSYPNETVSDELEEDESGLYEISQPFSAEAKKQPNANTAPSDYAWGIPIQSNQPPISKGPDFSFASQREDPLVPKAEVEYPQESSYEQPGAESNDTVVVIEVELDESSSSSSSEQIQIKKKKSSKKKSMSIAEFLGRKTENELQAKLKVCIVQHGETLDSLAERYALGVQQILKVNHLEATQDVYEGQVLYIPEPANSR, from the coding sequence TTGTCTCATGAGCATCAATCGTTTTTACGATTTTCCTTAGAAGAGTCAGTGTGGTTTCAAAGAGGACAGGAAGTCGCAGAGCTAGTTTCGATATCTTTGGATCCAAACATAACTATTGTCGAAAATGATCAGTATGTTGCTATCCGTGGTTCGCTTGAACTTACAGGTGAATACGTGCGGATTAAAGAGGATGGACTTGAAACAGAGGAGGATATCTCCGCCCCTAAATTTATCCAGTCTGTTGAGGAAAGAGAAGAAGGAATTTGTGAATTTACGCACCGGTTTCCAGTTGATATCACAATCCCCAATAATCGCATTCAGAGCATAAACGATATTGGTGTGACCGTAGATTCGTTTGATTATGCAGTACCTGAGCGTAGTTGCCTAAGGCTCGCAGCTGAATTGACCATATCAGGTCTTTACGGTGAACAGCAAAATGTTCCGACTGAAGAGGATCAGCGGGAGCCAGAAGAGGTGCAGTCTTACAATGAGGAAGTAGTGAATGAAGATCATTTAGAGCAAGCTGAGGAAATATTTCTAGAGATTGATCAAGGTGAGGAAACACCTGAACTACAGTTATTACATCGGGCAGGTCAAACTGAAGAGTATGAAGAAACTCAGGGTTACAATCCGAATTTTATTCTTTCATATCCAAATGAGACGGTGTCAGACGAACTTGAAGAAGATGAATCAGGACTTTACGAAATTTCCCAGCCTTTTTCAGCTGAGGCAAAAAAACAGCCTAATGCAAATACTGCCCCCTCAGATTATGCCTGGGGAATCCCGATACAATCGAATCAACCACCTATATCAAAGGGGCCAGATTTCTCCTTTGCATCTCAACGAGAAGATCCGTTGGTTCCCAAAGCCGAAGTAGAATATCCGCAAGAATCTAGTTATGAACAACCTGGTGCTGAAAGTAATGACACTGTTGTGGTGATTGAGGTGGAACTGGATGAGTCATCCTCCTCATCATCTTCTGAACAAATTCAAATAAAAAAGAAAAAGTCCTCCAAGAAAAAAAGTATGTCAATCGCTGAATTTTTAGGTAGGAAAACAGAAAATGAACTTCAAGCAAAATTAAAGGTCTGCATTGTTCAGCATGGTGAAACACTTGATAGCTTGGCAGAACGTTATGCCCTTGGTGTGCAACAAATATTAAAAGTGAATCATTTAGAGGCCACACAGGATGTATACGAGGGGCAAGTCCTTTATATTCCGGAGCCTGCAAATAGTAGATAA
- the hemA gene encoding glutamyl-tRNA reductase, which translates to MHIIVVGLNYKSAPVEIREKLTFNEANIGNAMQTLRSKKSILENIIISTCNRTEIYAVVDQLHTGRYYIKEFLSEWFGLEQDEFSPYLFIYELDGAVEHLFKVACGLNSMILGETQILGQVRSSFLLAQQENTTGTVFNQLFKQAITIAKRGHSETDIGANAVSVSYAAVELAKKIFGTLMSKHVLVFGAGKMGELAIQNLHANGASKVTVINRTFEKAQGLASRFDGEAKTLEELHTSLIEADILISSTGATEFVITKEMMVNITKLRKGKPLFMVDIAVPRDIDPQIADLESVFLYDIDDLEGIVEANLQERKKAAEKIMLMIEKEIVDFKQWLNLLGVVPVISALREKALVIQTETMTSMERKLSHLSDRDIKVINKHTKSIINQMLKDPILQAKEIAGEQNASQALELFIKIFNIEEQVEKQQLKNKAAESRQEMIHAPQASFQA; encoded by the coding sequence ATGCATATTATAGTTGTCGGTCTTAATTATAAATCTGCCCCTGTCGAAATACGTGAGAAGTTGACGTTTAATGAGGCAAACATTGGGAATGCAATGCAGACATTGAGATCGAAAAAAAGCATCCTTGAAAACATAATTATTTCTACCTGTAACCGTACGGAAATATATGCGGTCGTTGATCAGCTCCATACTGGCCGATATTATATTAAAGAATTCCTGTCCGAGTGGTTTGGTCTTGAGCAAGACGAATTTTCTCCGTACCTATTTATCTATGAACTAGATGGAGCAGTTGAACATTTGTTCAAAGTAGCTTGCGGCCTAAATTCAATGATTTTAGGTGAAACGCAAATTTTAGGACAAGTACGGTCAAGTTTCTTATTGGCACAACAGGAAAATACGACAGGTACGGTATTCAATCAACTATTTAAACAAGCAATTACAATTGCAAAACGTGGACATTCTGAAACTGATATCGGTGCTAACGCCGTTTCAGTTAGCTATGCGGCCGTCGAATTGGCAAAAAAAATATTTGGAACTCTAATGTCTAAGCATGTTCTTGTTTTCGGTGCTGGAAAAATGGGTGAGCTCGCTATTCAAAATCTCCATGCCAATGGGGCTAGCAAAGTTACGGTCATTAACCGGACATTTGAAAAAGCACAGGGATTGGCAAGTCGTTTTGATGGAGAAGCGAAAACGCTTGAGGAGCTTCATACTTCTTTAATAGAAGCAGATATTTTGATTAGTTCAACGGGAGCAACAGAATTCGTCATCACAAAAGAGATGATGGTAAACATTACGAAATTACGCAAAGGCAAACCGTTATTTATGGTAGATATCGCGGTACCGCGTGACATAGATCCGCAAATCGCTGACTTGGAAAGTGTGTTTTTATACGATATTGATGATTTGGAAGGGATTGTTGAAGCCAATCTTCAGGAGCGTAAAAAGGCCGCTGAAAAAATCATGCTAATGATTGAAAAAGAAATTGTTGATTTCAAACAATGGCTAAATTTACTTGGCGTCGTTCCGGTTATTTCTGCTTTGCGTGAAAAGGCTCTTGTTATTCAAACAGAAACGATGACCAGCATGGAAAGAAAGCTGTCTCATCTATCTGATCGAGATATTAAAGTAATCAATAAACATACAAAAAGTATTATTAACCAGATGTTAAAGGATCCGATTCTCCAAGCCAAGGAGATTGCAGGTGAGCAAAATGCCTCACAAGCATTGGAATTATTTATTAAAATATTTAATATCGAGGAACAAGTTGAGAAACAACAACTCAAAAATAAAGCGGCCGAATCGAGACAGGAAATGATTCATGCACCACAGGCTTCCTTCCAAGCATAA
- the hemC gene encoding hydroxymethylbilane synthase — protein MRKIIVGSRRSKLALTQTNWVIDQLKKLGGSFEFEVKEIVTKGDRILDVTLSKVGGKGLFVKEIEQAMLDKEIDMAVHSMKDMPAVLPEGLVIGSIPKREDHRDVIISKGNIPFDQLKQGAVIGTSSLRRSAQLLAKRPDLEIKWIRGNIDTRVNKLEDSEYDAIILAAAGLYRLGWAQEVITEFIDDEVCVPAVGQGALSIECREADKELRDLLDQFTCKNTDRAVRAERAYLQKMEGGCQVPIAGYAYINDQDEVVMTGLVASPDGNIIYKEQLTGNNPEEVGNIVADRLTEKGGKALIDQVKRELENE, from the coding sequence ATGAGAAAAATTATTGTTGGTTCAAGACGAAGCAAGTTAGCGTTAACACAAACGAACTGGGTTATCGATCAATTAAAAAAATTGGGTGGTTCGTTCGAATTTGAGGTTAAAGAAATTGTGACTAAAGGTGACCGTATTTTAGATGTTACTTTATCTAAAGTAGGCGGTAAGGGCCTTTTTGTGAAAGAAATAGAGCAAGCTATGCTTGATAAAGAGATTGATATGGCTGTCCATAGTATGAAAGACATGCCTGCAGTTCTTCCGGAAGGCCTAGTAATCGGAAGTATTCCAAAACGTGAAGATCACCGCGATGTAATTATTTCGAAGGGAAACATACCATTCGATCAATTGAAGCAAGGGGCTGTGATTGGGACAAGTAGCTTGCGCCGCAGTGCACAGCTATTAGCAAAACGTCCTGATTTAGAGATTAAATGGATTCGCGGAAATATTGATACAAGAGTGAACAAACTTGAAGATAGCGAATACGATGCAATTATTTTAGCTGCAGCAGGTCTATACCGTCTTGGCTGGGCGCAAGAAGTAATTACTGAGTTTATTGACGATGAAGTATGTGTACCTGCTGTTGGTCAAGGGGCGCTATCAATCGAGTGTCGCGAGGCTGACAAAGAATTACGAGACTTACTAGATCAATTCACTTGTAAAAATACTGACCGTGCTGTTCGAGCAGAACGTGCTTATCTACAAAAAATGGAGGGTGGCTGTCAAGTTCCAATCGCAGGGTACGCCTATATCAATGACCAGGACGAAGTGGTCATGACTGGACTTGTTGCATCTCCTGATGGAAATATCATTTATAAAGAACAATTGACAGGAAATAATCCTGAAGAAGTTGGAAATATTGTTGCAGACCGTTTAACAGAAAAAGGTGGCAAGGCATTGATTGATCAGGTTAAGCGGGAGCTTGAAAATGAATGA